In Ignavibacteriales bacterium, a single genomic region encodes these proteins:
- a CDS encoding glycoside hydrolase family 28 protein — MHKRVRTGFVLAAMSALLSCPVAAQWSATLEQEIKSYTANLPFAMPQIQLPQIPAQQMSIVDFGAVADGHTMNTTAINNAIQACAKKGGGTVVIPPGTWLTGPIGLQSNIELRIETGALVIFSPKFEDYAVPTKGNRVTSPIHGQELTNVAITGTGTFNGNGHYWRPVKKEKLTAKQWKDLVASGGVVTPDGKMWWPSKEAMNGEEFLKNLRRENKKPTPEEIAGAREFLRPTMLDLVGCSRVLIDGPTFTNTPGWALHPSDCDNVIICNTTVINNWWGQNTDAADIGACRNVLFFKNVLDAGDDGICMKSNVVKNREFALENIVIADCIVYHGHGGFVIGSNTDGGIRNISVRNCTFIGTDIGLRFKSARDRGGKVENIFVDGIRMKDIATSAILFDMFYEGNADFDPAKAKIPYFRNFDIRNIVCDGAKNALFVRGLAEAPIQSVTLKNIAITSDEAMSMEDADGFTLLDVWLNFKSGPVLSVKNTKNVQLEKITTASQAALFLRAQGASTERIRVQRGDIARAKKDIELGQDVKQGAIVIQ; from the coding sequence ATGCATAAGCGAGTACGCACGGGATTCGTCCTTGCCGCCATGAGCGCACTGTTGTCGTGCCCTGTGGCCGCGCAATGGTCTGCAACGCTGGAACAGGAAATCAAGTCGTACACTGCCAATCTGCCGTTCGCGATGCCTCAGATCCAACTGCCTCAGATCCCGGCGCAGCAGATGAGCATTGTGGACTTCGGAGCCGTGGCCGACGGGCACACGATGAACACCACAGCGATCAACAACGCGATCCAGGCGTGCGCGAAAAAGGGAGGGGGAACAGTTGTGATCCCGCCGGGAACGTGGCTCACCGGACCAATCGGGCTTCAGAGCAATATCGAACTCCGTATCGAAACCGGCGCACTGGTGATTTTCAGTCCGAAGTTTGAAGACTACGCCGTGCCGACAAAAGGGAACCGGGTCACGTCGCCGATTCATGGTCAAGAGTTGACAAATGTCGCCATCACCGGAACGGGGACGTTCAATGGCAACGGTCATTACTGGCGCCCTGTCAAGAAGGAGAAACTCACCGCCAAACAGTGGAAAGACCTGGTCGCCTCAGGGGGCGTGGTCACCCCAGACGGCAAGATGTGGTGGCCTTCCAAGGAGGCGATGAACGGCGAGGAATTCCTGAAGAACCTTCGCAGAGAAAACAAGAAGCCGACACCGGAAGAGATCGCCGGGGCAAGGGAGTTCCTCCGTCCGACAATGCTCGATCTGGTCGGATGTAGCAGAGTGCTCATCGATGGTCCGACGTTTACCAATACCCCGGGCTGGGCACTGCATCCGTCGGACTGTGACAATGTCATCATCTGTAACACAACCGTTATCAACAATTGGTGGGGGCAAAATACTGACGCTGCCGATATCGGTGCGTGCAGGAATGTACTGTTCTTCAAAAACGTGCTGGATGCCGGTGATGATGGCATCTGCATGAAGTCGAACGTTGTCAAGAACAGGGAATTTGCTCTCGAAAACATTGTCATTGCCGACTGCATCGTGTATCACGGCCACGGCGGTTTCGTCATCGGCAGCAATACCGACGGCGGGATACGAAATATTTCCGTCAGGAATTGCACGTTCATCGGAACGGATATCGGTCTGCGGTTCAAGTCGGCTCGTGATCGGGGTGGCAAGGTGGAGAACATCTTTGTCGATGGTATTCGGATGAAGGATATTGCGACCTCAGCCATTCTGTTTGATATGTTCTATGAAGGGAATGCTGATTTCGATCCGGCGAAAGCGAAGATCCCGTACTTCCGGAATTTTGACATCAGGAACATCGTGTGCGACGGAGCGAAGAACGCTCTCTTCGTACGCGGACTCGCCGAAGCGCCGATTCAAAGCGTCACCTTGAAAAACATCGCCATAACGTCTGATGAGGCGATGAGTATGGAGGACGCAGATGGATTCACGCTGCTTGACGTGTGGCTGAATTTCAAATCCGGACCGGTCCTGTCGGTGAAGAACACGAAAAACGTGCAGCTTGAGAAAATCACGACGGCATCGCAAGCCGCCCTCTTCCTCCGCGCTCAAGGAGCGAGCACGGAGAGGATCCGCGTGCAACGGGGCGACATAGCCAGGGCGAAGAAAGACATCGAACTTGGTCAAGATGTGAAACAGGGAGCGATAGTCATTCAGTGA
- a CDS encoding glycoside hydrolase 43 family protein, producing MTKRQKISSAGCSGTHHRYLPSEKRTNVRLLAILCTIALVSIGQVARSQQPSARKDVWTPDNGDGSYANPIIYADYSDPDVIRVGDDYYMTSSSFSHFPGLPILHSKDLVNWTIIGHAAPHYPYNEFDVPQHGKAIWAPSMRYHNGEFHIYFGDPDRGVFLTKAKNPAGPWEPLRLIRKVTGWIDTCPFWDDDENAYLVHAWANSRAGIKSILAVNKMNRDGTEILDDGIVVFVGHFSHPTIEGPKLYKRNGYYYIFAPAGGVKPGWQTVLRSKNIFGPYEDKKVLEQGSTNVNGPHQGAWVDTKTGEDWFVHFQDRYAYGRIVHLQPMRWEHDWPIIGSDYDKNGIGEPVTTHKKPNVGATHPIEVPQTSDEFDSSTLGLQWQWEANFKSSWYSLNARNGWLRLYSQSPSQKNRNLWTVPNLMLQKMPAPKYSATAKVDCAALSVGERFGLVVFGLDYSYIGIGKADKDYTISQIVCTKADKGTPEETLASVGVSGSEIYLRVEVHPENESDSIANVLCSFSYSTDGMLFLPLGTTFTAREGQWVGSKVGIFSLNSDASNKSGYADVDWFRIDRLKR from the coding sequence ATGACAAAGCGGCAGAAAATCTCTTCCGCTGGCTGCTCGGGAACGCATCACCGGTACTTGCCTTCTGAGAAAAGGACCAACGTGCGCCTTCTGGCAATACTGTGTACGATAGCTCTGGTGTCCATCGGACAAGTCGCGCGATCGCAGCAGCCGTCTGCGCGGAAAGACGTCTGGACGCCCGACAACGGCGATGGTTCATATGCGAACCCGATCATCTATGCCGACTATTCCGACCCGGATGTCATTCGTGTTGGGGACGACTACTATATGACGTCGTCGAGCTTCTCGCATTTCCCTGGACTCCCGATTCTCCACTCCAAAGACCTCGTGAACTGGACCATCATCGGTCACGCTGCGCCGCACTATCCGTACAACGAATTTGATGTGCCGCAACATGGGAAGGCCATTTGGGCTCCGTCCATGCGTTACCACAACGGCGAATTCCACATTTATTTTGGTGATCCGGACAGGGGGGTATTTCTGACGAAGGCGAAGAACCCGGCCGGACCCTGGGAGCCGCTCCGCCTGATCCGAAAAGTCACGGGGTGGATTGACACATGCCCATTCTGGGACGACGATGAAAACGCGTACCTGGTTCACGCATGGGCGAACAGTCGTGCAGGCATCAAGAGCATTCTCGCCGTGAACAAGATGAACAGGGATGGGACTGAGATCCTCGACGATGGCATCGTCGTGTTCGTCGGCCATTTCAGTCACCCGACCATCGAGGGGCCGAAACTGTACAAACGCAACGGCTACTACTATATCTTTGCTCCTGCGGGCGGCGTGAAACCCGGATGGCAGACCGTTCTTCGCTCGAAGAACATTTTTGGACCGTACGAGGACAAAAAGGTTCTGGAACAGGGAAGCACGAACGTCAACGGTCCACATCAGGGAGCCTGGGTCGATACAAAGACCGGCGAGGATTGGTTTGTCCACTTTCAGGATCGATATGCCTACGGGAGGATTGTCCATCTCCAGCCGATGCGGTGGGAACATGACTGGCCCATAATCGGATCCGACTACGACAAGAATGGTATCGGCGAACCAGTAACAACGCACAAGAAGCCAAATGTCGGTGCGACGCATCCGATCGAAGTGCCGCAAACGAGTGATGAATTTGATTCCTCAACACTCGGGCTGCAATGGCAATGGGAAGCCAACTTCAAGAGCAGCTGGTATTCACTCAACGCCAGGAACGGGTGGCTCAGACTCTATTCCCAATCCCCTTCGCAGAAGAACAGGAACTTGTGGACCGTTCCGAATCTGATGCTCCAGAAGATGCCGGCTCCGAAGTACTCCGCAACGGCGAAGGTTGATTGTGCAGCACTTTCGGTTGGAGAGAGATTTGGCCTCGTGGTCTTCGGACTCGATTATTCCTACATTGGAATCGGCAAGGCGGATAAGGACTACACCATTTCGCAGATTGTCTGCACGAAAGCCGACAAAGGAACGCCGGAAGAAACCCTGGCATCGGTCGGGGTCTCAGGATCGGAAATCTATCTTCGCGTAGAAGTTCACCCTGAGAACGAATCAGATAGTATCGCCAACGTTCTTTGCTCCTTCAGCTACAGTACGGATGGTATGTTGTTTCTTCCACTTGGAACGACATTCACAGCGCGCGAAGGGCAGTGGGTGGGAAGCAAAGTTGGAATATTTTCTTTGAATTCGGACGCATCGAACAAATCGGGGTACGCAGATGTCGATTGGTTCAGAATTGATCGGTTGAAGAGATGA
- a CDS encoding LacI family DNA-binding transcriptional regulator produces the protein MKRSAHITLDDIAKKLKVSRVTVSKALRGHPDISEKTANRIRKLASELGYSPNFIARNLSARRSNMLGVVIPKIAHFFFGSVIEAIYNTAFDHNYETILTVSQENAEREKKHIQTLVSMRVDGMIISVSQETRDAEIFRWIKKMGIHVVFVDRMPGPGIPGFSSVLVDDKGGAFQAIEHAIKTGYRKIGFVGGNPEINIGRNRLLGFEQAMKQYNVPINSAWVVHAGFGKADGYEGFKRLYQSGQMPEFVFAVTYPVALGIYEAAKELGLRIPDDIDIICFGDSDVNRFLSPSLSCVHQPTQELGTKAVEMILDMINNSGEVREQHLEIPTELILRETCLVKKPTRVEALKPIGARAAAKTN, from the coding sequence GTGAAACGTTCAGCTCATATTACTCTGGACGACATCGCCAAGAAACTCAAGGTCTCGCGCGTGACAGTCTCGAAGGCACTGCGGGGTCATCCTGATATCTCCGAAAAGACGGCGAATCGGATAAGAAAACTCGCAAGCGAACTAGGCTACAGCCCGAACTTCATCGCGAGAAACCTCTCCGCGCGTCGCTCGAACATGCTCGGAGTCGTTATTCCGAAGATTGCCCACTTCTTTTTCGGATCGGTGATCGAGGCGATCTATAACACTGCATTCGACCACAACTATGAAACCATCCTCACGGTTTCGCAGGAAAACGCGGAGCGTGAGAAGAAGCATATCCAGACGCTCGTTTCGATGAGAGTTGACGGCATGATCATCTCGGTATCGCAGGAAACCAGGGACGCCGAGATCTTCAGGTGGATCAAGAAGATGGGAATCCATGTCGTATTTGTCGACCGCATGCCAGGCCCCGGCATTCCCGGCTTCAGCAGCGTGCTGGTCGATGACAAGGGCGGAGCGTTTCAGGCGATCGAGCATGCAATCAAAACAGGATATCGCAAGATCGGTTTCGTCGGCGGCAACCCTGAAATCAACATCGGCCGGAACCGGCTTCTTGGTTTCGAGCAGGCGATGAAACAATACAATGTACCCATCAACAGCGCATGGGTTGTTCATGCCGGCTTCGGCAAGGCTGACGGCTACGAAGGATTCAAGCGGTTGTATCAGAGCGGGCAAATGCCTGAGTTTGTATTTGCGGTGACCTACCCGGTGGCTCTCGGCATTTATGAAGCGGCGAAAGAACTTGGCCTCCGTATCCCGGACGATATCGACATTATTTGTTTTGGAGACAGCGACGTCAACCGGTTTCTTTCTCCTTCGCTGAGCTGTGTCCACCAACCGACCCAGGAGCTTGGGACGAAAGCGGTGGAGATGATTCTCGATATGATCAATAACTCGGGTGAAGTGCGCGAACAGCACCTCGAGATTCCGACCGAGTTGATACTGCGTGAAACCTGTCTCGTCAAGAAGCCAACGCGTGTCGAGGCCCTGAAGCCGATCGGCGCCAGGGCGGCGGCAAAAACGAACTAG
- a CDS encoding rhamnogalacturonan acetylesterase, whose protein sequence is MQIRQRLLILTVILTLTLLLPGFFVESSVRVFLIGDSTMADKPVIGTAERGWGQVFPLFFGDDVLIENHARNGRSTKSFIAEGRWQTVCEKLKPGDWVFIQFGHNDPKKEDTSRYAEPRTDYKKNLLRFVNETRSKGAHPILLTPVSRRKFDKEGKLVDTHGEYPGIVREVAADEKVPLIDLHKKSMQLIQKMGPDESRKDFLWVKPGFLSAYPAGKEDDTHFTESGALKIARLIADDLQELKLPLSKSLRPFDANTVVGINKMVVLDQFYNNEWKKNAKGVSERFHYVWHDTANSGFSILGSKIVNLGASLDTLSEAPTPQNLRRASMYIIVDPDTPLETERPNYMDDAAAEAIADWVKNGGILVLMENDKGNAEFEHFNKLPEKFGIHFNEDSRNKVTGNAYDMGKFDVFPDHPMFKGLKKIYMKEVSTLTIESPASAVLTDHGDVIIAYAKVGKGGVFAVGDPWLYNEYIEHRKLPVEFENDKAAENLFRWLLGNASPVLAF, encoded by the coding sequence ATGCAGATACGCCAACGGCTGCTTATCCTCACTGTTATTTTGACACTCACATTGCTCTTGCCAGGCTTCTTCGTTGAAAGTTCTGTTCGGGTGTTTCTCATCGGTGATTCGACGATGGCAGACAAGCCGGTTATCGGCACGGCGGAACGCGGCTGGGGGCAGGTATTTCCGCTCTTTTTCGGTGACGATGTTCTCATCGAAAACCACGCCCGCAACGGCCGCAGTACAAAAAGCTTCATTGCAGAAGGACGATGGCAGACGGTCTGCGAGAAACTGAAGCCGGGCGACTGGGTCTTCATCCAGTTTGGGCACAATGATCCAAAGAAAGAAGATACCTCCCGGTACGCCGAACCACGCACCGACTACAAGAAGAACCTGCTCCGTTTTGTCAACGAGACCCGGTCCAAAGGGGCTCATCCCATCTTGCTCACGCCTGTCAGCCGGAGAAAATTTGATAAAGAGGGTAAACTTGTTGACACTCACGGCGAATATCCCGGTATCGTGCGGGAAGTTGCAGCAGACGAGAAAGTCCCCCTGATCGATCTACACAAGAAAAGCATGCAGCTGATTCAGAAGATGGGACCAGACGAATCCAGGAAAGATTTCCTCTGGGTTAAACCGGGTTTCCTCTCAGCGTATCCCGCCGGAAAGGAAGATGATACCCATTTCACTGAATCCGGGGCTCTGAAAATTGCCCGCCTCATCGCAGACGATCTGCAGGAGCTTAAGCTTCCGCTGAGCAAGTCTCTCAGACCATTCGATGCGAACACGGTCGTGGGAATCAACAAGATGGTCGTTCTCGACCAGTTCTACAACAACGAGTGGAAGAAGAATGCGAAGGGAGTGTCCGAACGATTTCACTATGTGTGGCATGACACGGCGAACTCGGGGTTCTCTATCCTCGGAAGCAAGATCGTGAACCTGGGTGCGTCTCTCGACACGCTGTCCGAAGCTCCTACGCCGCAAAACCTCCGCCGGGCAAGCATGTACATTATCGTTGATCCGGATACGCCTCTGGAAACGGAGCGGCCCAACTACATGGATGATGCTGCCGCTGAGGCTATTGCTGACTGGGTGAAGAACGGCGGCATCCTCGTCCTTATGGAAAATGATAAGGGGAATGCTGAGTTTGAACATTTCAACAAACTGCCGGAGAAATTCGGCATCCATTTCAACGAGGACAGCAGGAACAAGGTGACGGGCAATGCGTACGATATGGGCAAGTTCGACGTCTTTCCGGATCACCCGATGTTCAAAGGGCTCAAGAAGATATACATGAAGGAAGTTTCCACTCTCACGATCGAATCCCCGGCTTCCGCCGTGCTGACAGATCACGGTGACGTGATCATCGCGTATGCAAAGGTGGGGAAGGGAGGAGTCTTCGCGGTGGGAGATCCCTGGCTCTACAACGAGTACATCGAGCACCGGAAACTCCCCGTGGAGTTTGAAAATGACAAAGCGGCAGAAAATCTCTTCCGCTGGCTGCTCGGGAACGCATCACCGGTACTTGCCTTCTGA